A DNA window from Deltaproteobacteria bacterium contains the following coding sequences:
- a CDS encoding glutathione S-transferase family protein — translation MPALSLLIGNKNYSSWSLRPWLLLAQTGLEFEEVRVAFGSSDFAERVRAYSPAGKVPALRHGALTVWDSLAICEYLAETFPEIRAWPRAAAERALARSISAEMHSGFPALRAQMPMNVRASGRRVPSTPDLERDLARVREIWRDCRARSASHGPFLFGDFSIADAMYAPVAFRFATYGVALGPAEAAYVESLRRLPAMAEWAAASAAELEVEESSEKGR, via the coding sequence ATGCCCGCGCTCTCGCTCCTGATCGGGAACAAGAACTACTCCTCGTGGTCGCTTCGGCCCTGGCTGCTGCTCGCGCAGACCGGACTCGAGTTCGAGGAGGTTCGCGTCGCGTTCGGGTCGAGCGACTTCGCCGAGCGCGTGCGCGCGTACTCGCCCGCGGGGAAGGTGCCGGCGCTCCGCCACGGCGCGCTCACGGTCTGGGACTCGCTCGCGATCTGCGAGTACCTGGCCGAGACGTTTCCCGAGATCCGCGCCTGGCCGCGCGCGGCCGCGGAGCGGGCGCTCGCGCGCTCGATCTCGGCGGAGATGCACTCGGGCTTCCCGGCGCTCCGCGCGCAGATGCCGATGAACGTGCGCGCGTCCGGGCGGCGCGTGCCGTCCACGCCCGATCTCGAGCGCGACCTCGCGCGCGTGCGCGAGATCTGGCGCGACTGCCGCGCGCGGTCCGCTTCGCACGGGCCGTTCCTGTTCGGCGACTTCTCGATCGCCGACGCGATGTACGCGCCGGTCGCCTTCCGCTTCGCGACCTACGGCGTCGCGCTCGGCCCGGCCGAGGCCGCGTACGTCGAATCGCTGCGCCGCCTGCCGGCGATGGCCGAGTGGGCGGCCGCGTCCGCCGCGGAGCTCGAGGTCGAAGAGAGCTCCGAGAAGGGGCGCTGA